The following are encoded together in the Daucus carota subsp. sativus chromosome 5, DH1 v3.0, whole genome shotgun sequence genome:
- the LOC135153015 gene encoding pentatricopeptide repeat-containing protein At2g33680-like, which translates to MKLPTQTLLSQILHLTQHKHLKQGQTLHAHIIKTGQLSSTYIANTLINLYAKCQHLPQSNLIFQEIQEKDIVSYNTLINAHSQLGCVQNSIFVINLFKLLLSQVGLVPDGHTFPGVCNAACNLLDLFVGQQVHSVAMKIGYCYDVFVGSSLVNMYCKLGVVCDARVVFDRMIERNSVTWASMISGYAMERFVFGALGVFKMMMWEDVGGVNEFVFTSVLSALTSSDDVFIGKQLHCLVVKLGYSLVSSVGNALVTMYVKCGILKDAIMSFELVRDKNSITWTAIITGLAQSGDSEQALSLFSKMQFFKVEFNESTLVAVLNVCSDSGGLELGKQGHGFLVKSGYISKIHLMTTLVGMYAKCCCVGDARKVFDYLQEPDIVLWTSMIGGYIEAEENEYAIDLYCKMQIESVMPNELTMARVLKACSNLVCLDQGKQIHAHTIKFGFGLEVPIGSALLMMYAKCGSLNDGNLVFRRMPNKDVVSWNSMISGLSHNGYGHEALELFQEMQLENTTPDSVTFVHILNACSHKGLVDGGWFYFKMMSDEYGITPRVEHFSCMVDILTRAGKLYEAKELIETITFDHGLHLWRILLSACRNYRDYELGVYAGEKLMELGSGESSTYVLLSGIYEVLGRREDVERVRKMMKLRGVSKLPGCSWIELKNHIHVFVVGDQLHSKIDHIRVELQALTKQMKDEGYGAHLDVTLMGFEG; encoded by the coding sequence ATGAAACTCCCCACACAAACATTGTTGTCTCAAATTCTCCACCTGACACAACACAAACACCTGAAACAAGGCCAAACACTTCATGCCCACATCATCAAAACAGGCCAACTATCATCAACTTACATAGCCAACACTCTCATCAACTTGTATGCCAAGTGCCAACACTTGCCCCAATCCAACctcatttttcaagaaattcaagaaaaagacATTGTCTCTTACAACACTCTCATCAATGCTCATTCTCAACTGGGTTGTGTTCAAAATTCAATCTTTGTTATTAATTTGTTCAAACTCTTGCTTTCACAAGTTGGGTTGGTCCCTGATGGTCATACTTTTCCGGGGGTTTGTAATGCTGCTTGTAATTTGTTGGATTTGTTTGTTGGGCAGCAAGTTCATTCGGTTGCAATGAAGATTGGATACTGTTATGATGTTTTTGTGGGGAGTTCTTTGGTTAATATGTATTGTAAATTGGGTGTTGTTTGTGATGCTCGTGTGGTTTTTGATAGAATGATTGAGAGGAATTCGGTTACCTGGGCTTCGATGATCTCGGGGTATGCTATGGAGAGGTTTGTGTTTGGTGCTTTGGGGGTTTTTAAGATGATGATGTGGGAAGATGTTGGAGGTGTTAATGAGTTTGTTTTTACTAGTGTGCTTAGTGCTTTGACGTCGAGTGATGATGTTTTTATTGGTAAACAGCTTCATTGTCTTGTTGTTAAGCTTGGGTATTCTTTGGTTTCGTCTGTTGGCAATGCTTTGGTTACAATGTATGTCAAGTGTGGTATCTTGAAAGATGCCATTATGTCATTTGAGTTGGTGAGGGACAAGAATTCTATTACATGGACAGCAATTATCACTGGGCTGGCGCAATCAGGGGATTCTGAACAGGCTTTGAGTTTGTTCTCTAAGATGCAATTTTTCAAGGTGGAGTTTAATGAATCGACCCTCGTTGCTGTCCTAAATGTTTGTAGTGATAGTGGTGGATTGGAGTTGGGAAAGCAAGGTCATGGTTTTCTTGTGAAGTCGggatatatatcaaaaattcatttaatgaCAACTTTGGTTGGTATGTATGCTAAATGTTGCTGTGTAGGAGATGCTAGGAAGGTGTTTGATTATCTGCAGGAACCTGATATTGTATTGTGGACTTCCATGATTGGAGGGTACATTGAAGCTGAGGAGAATGAATATGCTATCGACTTGTACTGTAAAATGCAGATAGAAAGCGTTATGCCAAATGAGTTAACTATGGCCCGTGTTCTAAAAGCTTGCTCTAACCTTGTTTGTTTGGATCAGGGAAAGCAGATCCATGCTCATACCATTAAATTTGGATTTGGTCTGGAAGTTCCAATTGGAAGTGCCCTGTTGATGATGTATGCAAAGTGTGGAAGCCTGAACGATGGTAATCTTGTCTTTAGAAGAATGCCTAATAAGGATGTGGTGTCATGGAATTCAATGATTTCAGGTCTTTCTCATAATGGATATGGTCATGAAGCACTTGAACTTTTccaagagatgcaactagagaaCACAACCCCGGACAGTGTCACTTTTGTTCACATTCTCAATGCTTGTAGTCACAAGGGCTTGGTAGATGGAGGttggttctattttaaaatgatgTCTGATGAATATGGTATTACCCCAAGAGTGGAGCATTTTTCATGCATGGTCGATATATTGACCCGTGCAGGAAAGCTCTACGAAGCAAAAGAGTTAATTGAGACAATAACCTTTGATCATGGTCTACACTTGTGGCGAATTTTGTTAAGTGCTTGTCGAAACTACCGTGACTATGAACTGGGGGTTTATGCAGGAGAGAAACTGATGGAACTAGGTTCAGGAGAATCATCTACATATGTTTTGTTGTCAGGTATTTACGAAGTATTAGGAAGGCGAGAAGATGTGGAGCGTGTACGAAAGATGATGAAACTTCGAGGAGTGAGCAAACTTCCTGGGTGTAGTTGGATTGAGCtgaaaaatcatatacatgtcTTTGTCGTTGGAGATCAACTACATTCAAAAATTGACCACATACGGGTTGAATTACAAGCATTGACTAAACAAATGAAGGATGAAGGTTACGGGGCACATTTAGATGTAACCTTAATGGGTTTCGAGGGCTAA
- the LOC135152897 gene encoding F-box protein CPR1-like: protein MKTQKFSLDGLLDDLLMEVLVRLPVKHLIGCKLVSKTWLSVISSPTFIKAHLHRSITAKGDDETLITHLFVPKEDEEDDGVDYYGPFGLVELGAEEVVADLKYPYSQGDEFSFQPQEAVLVASDCGIACVSIFVRTPHDEGYQFVFENKVYLWNPATKQSKLIPLHEHDGFRRCAFGFGVDTMDLDCKIVSVASHCTPFSTIVKSSVYSAKSNSWREIEVTDVPKKEKFDLCLHGFILCIGYKGLMAFNLEAEAFVCGVELPVIGDGKSTITDDLNDIQGVIIDFNDSIAVAISNYDQPSNTYFNLWTLVDEACLRADEIEASWTKMLSIDVGLPISSVLGYYNRRDFMLEDERGEWFLYKSDEENHRIAPIYMDPHQVFKYAESLIPIPGSKQVRWTNREEDN from the coding sequence ATGAAAACCCAAAAATTCAGTCTCGACGGACTGTTGGATGATCTGCTGATGGAGGTGCTTGTGCGGCTTCCTGTGAAGCATTTGATTGGATGCAAATTAGTGTCCAAAACGTGGCTCTCCGTAATTTCAAGCCCTACTTTCATAAAAGCTCATCTCCATCGATCAATCACAGCCAAAGGAGATGATGAAACTCTAATTACACACCTTTTTGTTCCaaaagaagacgaagaagatgATGGCGTCGATTACTACGGCCCATTTGGACTCGTCGAGCTTGGTGCTGAGGAAGTTGTGGCCGATCTTAAGTATCCTTATTCTCAAGGTGATGAGTTTTCTTTCCAGCCTCAAGAAGCTGTTTTGGTTGCTTCTGATTGTGGCATCGCTTGTGTTTCGATTTTTGTCAGAACCCCTCATGATGAAGGTTATCAATTTGTATTCGAAAATAAGGTATATCTTTGGAACCCTGCCACCAAACAATCTAAACTCATTCCGTTACATGAACATGATGGTTTTAGAAGGTGTGCTTTTGGCTTTGGCGTTGATACTATGGACTTGGATTGTAAAATTGTAAGTGTTGCCTCTCATTGCACCCCTTTTAGCACAATTGTCAAGTCTTCCGTCTATTCTGCAAAAAGCAATTCTTGGCGAGAGATTGAGGTCACTGATGTTCCAAAAAAGGAGAAGTTCGATCTATGCCTCCACGGTTTTATTCTCTGCATAGGCTATAAAGGTTTGATGGCTTTCAACCTTGAGGCGGAGGCGTTTGTTTGTGGAGTCGAGCTCCCTGTCATTGGTGATGGTAAATCTACCATCACCGACGACCTTAACGATATTCAAGGTGTTATCATCGACTTCAATGACTCTATTGCTGTGGCTATTTCTAACTACGACCAACCGAGTAATACATACTTTAACTTGTGGACATTAGTTGATGAAGCATGTCTTCGTGCTGATGAAATTGAGGCATCATGGACTAAGATGCTTAGTATTGATGTCGGTCTCCCAATAAGTTCTGTACTCGGCTACTATAACCGTCGTGATTTTATGCTAGAAGATGAACGGGGTGAATGGTTTTTGTACAAATCTGACGAGGAGAATCACAGAATTGCCCCAATTTATATGGATCCACATCAAGTTTTCAAATATGCTGAGAGCCTAATTCCAATTCCGGGATCCAAACAAGTCAGGTGGACTAATCGTGAAGAAGATAATTAG